In a single window of the Dehalococcoidia bacterium genome:
- a CDS encoding TetR/AcrR family transcriptional regulator yields the protein MSGPSGLRGHRIQNVEKAEGRRREILVAAAAVFARDGYASASLDDVAAKIGVTKGVIYYYFRSKEEIFTEIRATAIRDAIERLEAIIAAGGAAEPMLRAAIRDLVDHIFDDLDRYANILNAQRLSPESHATIRGLQRHYERLIREIVVEGIRTGAFADRDPRVTAFTLLRACLGTAGWYAADGPLSADLVATQVTEQVVSGVLRREG from the coding sequence ATGAGCGGTCCGAGCGGTCTGCGCGGCCATCGCATCCAGAACGTGGAGAAGGCTGAGGGGCGCCGGCGTGAGATCCTGGTCGCCGCCGCCGCCGTCTTCGCGCGCGACGGCTACGCCAGCGCCTCGCTCGACGACGTGGCCGCCAAGATCGGCGTTACCAAGGGCGTGATCTACTACTACTTCCGCAGCAAAGAGGAGATCTTCACCGAGATTCGCGCCACCGCCATCCGCGACGCCATCGAGCGGCTCGAAGCGATCATCGCCGCGGGTGGGGCCGCGGAGCCGATGCTGCGCGCCGCAATCCGCGACCTGGTGGACCACATTTTCGACGACCTGGACCGCTACGCGAACATCCTCAACGCCCAGCGGCTGAGCCCCGAGAGCCACGCCACCATCCGCGGCTTGCAGCGGCATTACGAGCGCTTGATCCGCGAAATCGTCGTGGAAGGCATCCGCACGGGCGCCTTTGCCGATCGTGACCCAAGGGTCACGGCCTTCACCCTACTGCGCGCCTGTCTCGGCACCGCCGGCTGGTATGCTGCCGATGGACCGCTGTCCGCCGACTTGGTGGCAACGCAGGTCACGGAGCAGGTGGTGAGCGGCGTGTTGAGGCGGGAGGGATAG
- a CDS encoding ABC transporter substrate-binding protein yields MSDGPGHWHGYWQRRVNRRHMLRGGVLGLAGGLAAFHAACSSSNNNKTSNAGNTAPSAGGAATGAAPARTSTVTGGLAPLQGTAQAGGALALPVPQTTAIPLANGQPGGKLNLATGLEPTTLDPLNAISGRDYVYGEAMYDFFVAIRHFRLDLDHSLAQKFEIVDPTHLTFHLRPGVKFHDGSDFDAANYQWNMKRLQDPTNKGVSLGQLADIDHIDTPDPMTVSMVLKQPNAAIFNSLAAYTAVPVSRTAVEKFGDKFKSNPVGTGPFTFGEWVTGSHVTVKKNPNYWMKDGAGKQLPYLDQVTITVIPDPNTQFANIQSGTVDYTGIGSLNLLDPAGKDPNLQVVQGIPGSAVASVIVFNTDKAPLNNVNLRKAFTFALDAGAVNNTIYFGKYQIAKDAMITPGGWAYQDTPGRPAFDVAQAKKFLADGGQPNGFNVDMVVYNSPTINQQAELYKANLKEIGINANIVIEDVGAATNDFFQNGKFAVYSTAWGGTDYEPNVESTLIYQGNSVYNPMKHEVAPGLDAMIAKARQSFDTNQRKQLYGQISDVILNQQCFFVPMVLSTPYAAFRKNVGGIEAWPDIGVARLQFLWIKS; encoded by the coding sequence ATGAGCGACGGCCCCGGACACTGGCATGGCTACTGGCAGCGGCGCGTCAACCGCCGGCACATGTTGCGCGGCGGCGTCCTCGGCCTGGCGGGCGGACTGGCCGCCTTCCACGCGGCCTGCAGCTCCTCGAACAACAACAAGACGTCGAACGCGGGCAACACGGCGCCGTCGGCCGGAGGGGCCGCCACGGGCGCGGCCCCAGCCAGGACATCGACCGTTACGGGCGGGCTGGCACCGCTGCAAGGCACCGCCCAGGCGGGCGGTGCCCTGGCGCTGCCGGTGCCGCAGACGACCGCCATCCCGCTGGCGAACGGCCAGCCGGGCGGTAAGCTCAACCTCGCCACCGGGCTCGAACCGACCACGCTCGACCCGCTCAACGCGATCTCCGGCAGAGACTACGTGTACGGCGAGGCGATGTACGACTTCTTCGTCGCCATCCGCCACTTCAGGCTCGACCTCGACCACTCGCTCGCCCAGAAGTTCGAGATCGTCGATCCGACGCATCTCACCTTCCACCTGCGGCCGGGCGTGAAGTTCCACGACGGCTCGGACTTCGACGCCGCGAACTATCAGTGGAATATGAAGCGCCTGCAGGATCCGACGAACAAGGGCGTCTCTCTCGGCCAGTTGGCGGACATCGACCACATCGATACGCCCGATCCGATGACCGTCAGCATGGTGCTGAAGCAGCCGAACGCCGCGATCTTCAACTCGCTCGCGGCCTACACCGCGGTGCCCGTGTCGCGCACGGCGGTGGAGAAGTTCGGCGACAAGTTCAAATCGAACCCCGTCGGCACCGGGCCGTTTACCTTCGGCGAGTGGGTGACGGGCAGCCACGTCACCGTCAAGAAGAACCCGAACTACTGGATGAAGGACGGCGCCGGCAAGCAGCTACCATACCTGGACCAGGTCACGATCACCGTGATCCCGGACCCGAACACGCAGTTCGCCAACATCCAGTCGGGCACGGTGGACTACACCGGCATCGGCTCGCTCAACCTGCTGGACCCGGCCGGCAAAGACCCGAACCTGCAGGTCGTGCAGGGCATTCCGGGTAGCGCCGTCGCCTCCGTGATCGTCTTCAACACCGACAAGGCGCCGCTCAACAACGTGAACCTGCGCAAGGCGTTCACCTTCGCGCTGGATGCGGGCGCGGTGAACAACACAATCTACTTTGGCAAGTATCAGATCGCCAAAGATGCGATGATCACGCCGGGCGGCTGGGCCTACCAGGACACGCCGGGGCGGCCGGCCTTCGACGTAGCGCAGGCGAAGAAGTTCCTGGCAGACGGCGGCCAGCCGAACGGCTTCAACGTCGACATGGTCGTCTACAACTCGCCGACCATCAACCAGCAGGCCGAGCTCTACAAGGCAAACCTGAAGGAGATCGGCATCAACGCGAACATCGTGATCGAAGATGTCGGCGCGGCGACCAACGACTTCTTCCAGAACGGCAAGTTCGCGGTCTACTCCACGGCCTGGGGCGGCACCGACTACGAGCCGAACGTCGAGTCCACGCTGATCTACCAGGGGAACTCTGTCTACAATCCGATGAAGCACGAGGTGGCGCCCGGCCTCGACGCCATGATCGCGAAGGCACGGCAGTCCTTCGATACGAACCAGCGCAAGCAGCTCTACGGGCAGATCAGCGACGTGATCCTGAATCAGCAGTGCTTCTTTGTGCCGATGGTGCTCTCCACGCCGTATGCTGCCTTCCGCAAGAACGTCGGCGGCATCGAGGCCTGGCCGGACATCGGTGTGGCCAGGCTGCAGTTCCTGTGGATCAAGAGCTGA
- a CDS encoding ABC transporter permease: MQAYIARRLLQAIPVLLLITFFVFFLEQLIPGDPVYALIGSSGGQELAPSVIRQYRKEFHLDDPIPVQYAIWLQHALHGDFGKSIKSQRPVTEELRARIPVTLQLGLAALIIGIAVAFPLGITAALFRNSPLDRAITVFSIAAVSIPGFFLAILLIILFAVKLRWLPASGFTEITTNPLKAIKLLILPAFVLSSGSIGGLTRFVRSSLLEVLRADYVRTARAKGLPGRRVIWLHALKNAMLPVATIIGLQIGFLLAGALIIEQIFAIPGIGRYVIQGFTDKDFPVVQGYVLLVATCVLVTSLLTDLIYSVLDPRIRFK; the protein is encoded by the coding sequence ATGCAAGCCTACATCGCCCGGCGGCTGCTGCAGGCGATCCCGGTGCTGCTGCTGATCACGTTCTTCGTCTTCTTCTTGGAGCAACTGATTCCGGGCGACCCGGTGTACGCCCTGATCGGGTCGAGCGGCGGGCAGGAGCTGGCGCCGAGCGTGATCCGCCAGTACCGCAAGGAGTTCCACCTGGACGACCCGATCCCCGTGCAGTACGCGATCTGGTTGCAGCATGCGCTGCACGGGGACTTCGGCAAGTCGATTAAGAGCCAGCGTCCGGTGACGGAAGAGCTACGGGCGCGCATTCCCGTGACGCTGCAGCTTGGCCTCGCCGCGCTGATCATCGGCATCGCCGTCGCGTTTCCGCTGGGGATCACCGCCGCGCTCTTCCGCAACTCGCCGCTGGACCGGGCGATCACGGTGTTCTCGATCGCGGCGGTCTCGATCCCCGGCTTTTTCCTGGCGATCCTGCTGATCATCTTATTCGCGGTGAAGCTGCGCTGGCTGCCGGCCTCGGGCTTCACGGAGATCACGACCAACCCGCTGAAGGCGATCAAGCTGCTGATCTTGCCCGCGTTCGTGCTCAGCTCCGGCAGTATCGGCGGGCTGACGCGCTTCGTGCGCTCGTCGCTGCTCGAGGTGCTGCGCGCCGACTACGTGCGCACGGCGCGGGCCAAGGGGCTGCCGGGGCGGCGCGTGATCTGGCTGCATGCGCTGAAGAACGCGATGCTGCCGGTGGCGACGATCATCGGCCTGCAGATCGGCTTCCTGCTGGCGGGTGCGCTGATCATCGAGCAGATCTTCGCCATCCCCGGCATCGGCCGCTATGTGATCCAGGGCTTCACCGACAAGGACTTTCCCGTGGTCCAGGGCTACGTGCTGCTGGTGGCGACCTGCGTCCTGGTGACCAGCCTGCTCACCGACCTGATCTACTCTGTGCTGGATCCGCGCATTCGCTTCAAGTAA
- a CDS encoding ABC transporter permease has translation MTTSSEPLAVQPVLAGGWRLSPRLRPWLRLLRDPIIAASVFIVVFFAVCAIFAPLLAPYDPYQTNTNPGAFLKGPSWRHLLGTDVLGRDQLSRMLYGARVSLGVGVVATALGGTVGVLLGLVAGFVRGVVDDVIMRCVEALLSIPQLVLALGLLAALGRSVHTLVIAIGIGGIAFLARLVRSQVLAVREFDYVLAARTIGAHPLRVLFRHVWPNCTAPVIVSLSLGVGFAVLAESGLSFLGLGVPPPTPSWGSLLQYAFQYLYGYAYLSIVPGVAISLLILSLSLIGDALRDVLDPSLRGT, from the coding sequence ATGACCACATCATCGGAGCCGCTGGCGGTCCAGCCCGTCCTTGCGGGCGGCTGGCGGCTCTCACCCCGGCTGCGTCCCTGGCTGCGCCTGTTGCGCGATCCGATCATCGCGGCCAGTGTCTTCATCGTCGTTTTCTTCGCCGTCTGCGCGATCTTCGCGCCGCTGCTGGCGCCGTACGACCCGTACCAGACGAACACGAATCCCGGCGCCTTCTTGAAGGGGCCGTCCTGGAGGCACCTGCTCGGCACCGACGTGCTGGGCCGCGATCAGTTGAGCCGCATGCTGTACGGCGCCCGCGTCTCGCTGGGCGTCGGCGTCGTCGCCACGGCGCTTGGCGGGACGGTTGGCGTGCTGCTCGGCCTCGTCGCCGGCTTCGTGCGCGGCGTCGTGGACGACGTGATCATGCGCTGTGTGGAGGCGCTGCTCTCGATTCCCCAGCTCGTGCTCGCGCTCGGCCTGCTCGCGGCGCTCGGCCGCAGCGTGCATACGCTCGTGATCGCGATCGGCATCGGCGGTATCGCCTTCCTCGCGCGGCTGGTACGCTCGCAAGTGCTGGCCGTGCGCGAGTTCGACTACGTGCTGGCGGCGCGCACGATCGGCGCACACCCGTTGCGGGTCTTGTTCCGGCATGTCTGGCCCAACTGCACGGCGCCGGTGATCGTCTCGCTGTCCCTCGGCGTCGGCTTCGCCGTGCTGGCCGAATCGGGGCTCAGTTTCCTGGGACTGGGCGTACCGCCGCCCACGCCGAGCTGGGGCTCGCTGCTGCAGTACGCCTTCCAGTATCTGTACGGTTATGCGTATCTCTCGATCGTGCCCGGTGTGGCGATCTCGCTGCTCATCCTCTCGCTCAGCCTGATCGGCGACGCCCTGCGCGACGTGCTCGACCCGAGCCTGCGCGGCACATAA
- a CDS encoding thioesterase family protein has product MPFSVRFPTRHTDCYAATGFVHAGVLLALTELAYAAGELAAGISKPAHIVAVEVRTRAEYLRPLPWQDGAIVEVTTPAAQAEGFTQTFTLRSARTERTIARIEHDWVWLDTQSGRAVPLDEQTCTRLLSLNELSGEPA; this is encoded by the coding sequence ATGCCCTTCTCGGTGCGCTTTCCCACCCGGCACACCGATTGCTACGCCGCCACCGGCTTCGTGCACGCCGGCGTGCTGCTGGCCCTCACCGAGCTGGCCTACGCGGCGGGCGAGCTGGCGGCGGGCATCAGCAAGCCCGCGCACATCGTCGCGGTCGAAGTGCGCACGCGGGCCGAGTACCTGCGCCCGCTGCCCTGGCAGGACGGCGCGATCGTGGAGGTCACCACCCCGGCGGCGCAGGCGGAGGGCTTCACCCAGACCTTCACCCTGCGCTCGGCGCGCACCGAGCGCACGATCGCGCGCATCGAGCACGACTGGGTCTGGCTGGACACGCAGTCCGGCCGCGCCGTGCCGCTGGACGAGCAAACCTGCACCCGCCTGCTGTCGCTGAACGAGCTGAGCGGCGAGCCGGCCTGA
- the metH gene encoding methionine synthase, which translates to MKPDILQVLRERVVIFDGAMGTAIQGCDLGDDDFWGKDGCNELITLSRPDVLREIHAGYLAAGADVIETNSFGGTPLVLAEYELADRAYELNKAAAEMACTLAAEFSTPDRPRWVSGAMGPGTKLPTLGHVSYDAVLDAYMTQAQGLLDGGVDLLQIETCYDPLQAKAALAGALRAMERSKRRVPLIVQVTMELTGSMLVGTEIGAALAALDPFPIDVIGINCATGPAEMSEHIRYLSQHSRRPISVLPNAGLPIVNAAGAVYPLTPDELVRYQRIFVQEFGVSIVGGCCGTTNAHVKALADALWGHAPVARSPQFEPSVASLYTPVTLQQETSFLVVGERLNANGSRQYRQLLLADDYDAMQGMIKQQVREGAHLLDVCVDYVGRDGTKDMDAVAFRFGTQSTLPLMIDSTEAAVIETALKRLGGRAVINSINLEDGEARMDRVMPLSRQHGAAVVALCIDEEGQARTADWKLRVAHRIHDLAIEKWGMRPQDLIFDTLTMPIATGQEEVRRDGIETIEAIRRVKAELPGCYTILGVSNISFGLKPAARQVLNSVFLHYAVEAGLDAAIVNPQKILPLHRIDPAQREAARRLVFDERTEGFDPLTAFIELFVGDEAPRERGAESGLPVEERLKRRIIDGERKGIERDLDEALATPRPTGARPENGDKRRRQPAPRPYQALEIINEILLDGMRVVGELFASGEMQLPFVLQSAEAMKSAVAYLEPMLEQTGAAGRGTIVLGTVKGDVHDIGKNLVDIILSNNGYTVHNIGIKQPLQAFVEKAEETRADALGMSGLLVKSTVIMKENLLELNERGLSKYPVLLGGAALTRGYVENDLRGLYKGQVFYGQDAFEGLRTMDAIVRGEGHVLAQRGGKKAQAAEAQQLEDYQKVEDQSDERERRLEEAKRFVAPSSVGWTNPVPRAPFFGVRVARGIGLHEVYAHINEIALFRSQWRYTNSRGLPKGEYEAWLDAEVRPVYREWQNRCIEEQLLAPQVVYGYWPCQSQGNDLILYAEDGRTELARFTFPRQLGGKQLCLADYFRPVNSGELDVVALHAVTMGPRATEREHELFAAREYRDYLHLHGISVEATEALAELWHKRIREELGIACNDAADVRGLFRKEYQGARYSFGYPACPEREHDAVLARLLGPERIGAALTDEYMWEPEQTTSAIVVHHPDAHYFNVV; encoded by the coding sequence ATGAAACCGGACATCTTACAGGTTCTCCGGGAACGCGTGGTGATCTTCGACGGCGCGATGGGCACGGCGATCCAGGGCTGCGATCTTGGCGACGACGACTTCTGGGGCAAAGACGGCTGCAACGAGCTGATCACCCTTTCGCGCCCCGACGTGCTGCGCGAGATCCACGCCGGCTATCTCGCGGCCGGCGCCGACGTGATCGAGACGAACAGCTTCGGCGGCACGCCACTGGTGCTGGCCGAGTACGAGCTCGCCGATCGCGCCTACGAGCTGAACAAGGCCGCCGCCGAAATGGCGTGCACGCTCGCCGCCGAGTTCAGCACGCCCGACCGGCCGCGCTGGGTTTCCGGCGCGATGGGGCCGGGCACGAAGCTGCCCACGCTGGGGCACGTCAGCTACGACGCCGTCCTCGACGCCTACATGACCCAGGCGCAGGGCCTGCTCGACGGCGGCGTCGATCTCCTGCAGATCGAGACCTGTTACGACCCGCTGCAGGCGAAGGCGGCGCTGGCCGGCGCCCTGCGCGCGATGGAGCGCAGTAAACGGCGCGTACCGCTGATCGTCCAGGTGACGATGGAGCTGACCGGCTCGATGCTCGTCGGCACCGAGATCGGCGCGGCGCTGGCGGCGCTCGATCCCTTCCCGATCGACGTGATCGGCATCAACTGCGCCACCGGGCCGGCCGAGATGAGCGAGCACATCCGCTACCTCAGCCAGCACAGTCGCCGGCCGATCTCCGTGTTGCCGAACGCCGGCCTGCCGATCGTCAACGCCGCCGGCGCGGTCTATCCGCTCACGCCGGACGAGCTGGTGCGCTACCAGCGCATCTTCGTCCAAGAGTTCGGCGTGAGCATCGTCGGCGGCTGCTGCGGCACGACCAACGCGCACGTCAAGGCGCTGGCCGACGCGCTCTGGGGCCATGCGCCCGTGGCCCGCAGCCCGCAGTTCGAGCCGTCGGTCGCCAGCCTTTACACGCCGGTGACCTTGCAGCAGGAGACATCGTTCCTGGTCGTGGGCGAGCGGCTGAACGCCAACGGCTCCAGGCAGTACCGCCAGCTGCTGCTCGCCGACGACTACGACGCGATGCAGGGCATGATCAAGCAGCAGGTGCGCGAAGGGGCGCATCTGCTCGACGTCTGCGTCGACTACGTCGGCCGCGACGGCACGAAGGACATGGACGCCGTCGCCTTCCGCTTCGGTACCCAATCCACGCTGCCGCTGATGATCGACTCCACCGAGGCGGCCGTGATCGAGACGGCGCTGAAGCGGCTCGGCGGTCGCGCCGTGATCAACTCGATCAATCTCGAGGACGGCGAAGCGCGCATGGATCGCGTGATGCCGCTGTCCAGGCAGCACGGCGCCGCCGTGGTCGCGCTCTGCATCGACGAAGAGGGCCAGGCGCGCACCGCCGACTGGAAGCTGCGCGTGGCGCACCGCATCCACGACCTCGCGATCGAAAAGTGGGGGATGCGGCCCCAGGACCTGATCTTCGACACACTGACAATGCCGATCGCCACCGGCCAGGAAGAGGTGCGGCGCGACGGCATCGAGACGATCGAGGCGATCCGCCGCGTCAAGGCCGAGCTGCCCGGCTGCTACACGATCCTCGGCGTCTCCAACATCTCGTTCGGCCTCAAGCCGGCGGCGCGGCAGGTGCTGAACTCGGTCTTCCTGCATTACGCGGTCGAGGCCGGGCTCGATGCGGCGATCGTCAATCCGCAGAAGATCCTGCCGCTGCACCGCATCGATCCGGCGCAGCGCGAGGCGGCGCGGCGACTGGTCTTCGACGAGCGCACCGAAGGCTTCGACCCGCTCACGGCCTTCATCGAGCTGTTCGTCGGCGACGAGGCGCCACGCGAGCGCGGCGCCGAGAGCGGCCTGCCGGTGGAGGAACGGCTGAAGCGGCGCATCATCGACGGCGAGCGCAAGGGCATCGAGAGGGACCTGGACGAGGCGCTGGCCACGCCGCGGCCAACCGGCGCGAGGCCGGAGAACGGAGACAAGCGCCGACGCCAGCCGGCGCCGCGGCCATATCAGGCACTCGAAATCATCAACGAAATCCTGCTGGACGGCATGCGCGTGGTGGGCGAGCTCTTCGCCAGCGGCGAGATGCAATTACCCTTCGTGCTGCAGTCCGCCGAGGCGATGAAATCGGCCGTCGCTTACCTGGAGCCGATGCTGGAGCAAACCGGCGCGGCGGGCCGCGGCACGATCGTGCTCGGCACGGTCAAGGGCGACGTACACGACATCGGCAAGAACCTGGTGGACATCATCCTCTCCAACAACGGCTACACGGTGCACAACATCGGCATCAAGCAGCCGCTGCAGGCCTTCGTCGAGAAGGCCGAAGAGACGCGCGCCGACGCGCTCGGCATGTCCGGCCTGCTGGTGAAATCCACGGTGATCATGAAGGAGAACCTGCTCGAGCTGAACGAGCGCGGCTTGTCCAAATACCCGGTGTTGCTCGGCGGCGCGGCGCTGACCCGCGGCTACGTGGAGAACGACCTCCGCGGCCTCTACAAGGGTCAGGTTTTCTACGGCCAGGACGCCTTCGAAGGACTGCGCACGATGGACGCGATCGTGCGCGGCGAAGGGCATGTGCTGGCGCAGCGCGGCGGCAAGAAAGCGCAGGCCGCCGAGGCGCAACAGCTCGAGGACTACCAGAAGGTCGAGGACCAGAGTGACGAGCGCGAGCGTCGCCTCGAAGAGGCGAAGCGCTTCGTCGCGCCTTCGAGCGTCGGCTGGACGAATCCTGTGCCGCGGGCGCCGTTTTTCGGGGTGCGCGTGGCGCGCGGCATCGGCCTGCACGAGGTCTACGCGCACATCAACGAGATCGCCCTCTTCCGCAGCCAGTGGCGCTACACCAACAGCCGCGGCCTGCCCAAGGGTGAGTACGAAGCGTGGCTCGATGCCGAGGTGCGACCGGTCTACCGCGAGTGGCAGAACCGCTGCATCGAAGAGCAACTCCTGGCGCCACAGGTGGTCTACGGCTACTGGCCCTGCCAGTCGCAGGGCAATGACCTGATCCTCTATGCCGAAGACGGGCGCACGGAGCTGGCGCGCTTCACCTTCCCGCGCCAGCTCGGCGGCAAGCAGCTCTGCCTGGCTGATTACTTCCGCCCCGTCAACTCCGGCGAGCTGGACGTGGTTGCCTTGCACGCGGTGACGATGGGGCCACGAGCGACGGAGCGCGAGCACGAGCTGTTCGCCGCGCGCGAGTACCGCGACTACCTGCACCTGCACGGCATCTCCGTCGAAGCCACGGAGGCGCTGGCCGAACTGTGGCACAAGCGCATCCGCGAGGAACTGGGCATCGCCTGCAACGACGCGGCGGACGTGCGCGGCCTCTTCCGCAAGGAGTACCAGGGCGCCCGCTACTCGTTCGGCTATCCTGCCTGCCCGGAGCGCGAGCACGATGCCGTGCTGGCGCGGCTGCTTGGGCCCGAGCGGATCGGCGCGGCGCTCACCGACGAGTACATGTGGGAGCCGGAGCAGACGACCTCGGCGATCGTCGTCCACCACCCCGACGCGCACTACTTCAACGTGGTGTAG
- a CDS encoding NAD-dependent epimerase/dehydratase family protein, whose protein sequence is MILIAGGTGFIGSAIARQLVARGHTVAVLSRRGGSSTISLGGKPVEVRRGDVTEPAGLAAALTGVETVVGAVQFQDFPNQNRGKGLTFDNIDRRGTEHLVAAAKAAGASRYVYISGVGAAPDAPRVWFRAKWGAETAVRESGLQALIVRPSWVFGPGDHALNKYVAFVRSPLPVVPVIGNGKQRLQPVFVEDVARLVADSVDGRGAAEGTFEIGGPQVLSMDAIIREVERALGKKKPLVHQPVWLTKALMSPKAAIHALPLPLTPEGVTFATIDATADTEPLLAAFPELRLTPLPEALATYLSPVRRRSAPSA, encoded by the coding sequence ATGATCCTCATCGCCGGTGGTACGGGGTTTATCGGCAGCGCGATCGCGCGGCAACTCGTGGCCCGCGGCCATACGGTCGCCGTGCTCAGCCGCCGAGGGGGTTCGTCAACCATTTCGCTGGGCGGCAAACCGGTCGAAGTCCGTCGCGGCGACGTCACCGAGCCGGCTGGCCTGGCCGCCGCCCTGACGGGCGTGGAAACCGTGGTCGGCGCCGTGCAGTTCCAGGACTTCCCCAACCAGAACCGCGGCAAGGGGCTGACCTTCGACAACATCGACCGCCGCGGCACGGAGCACCTGGTCGCCGCCGCGAAAGCCGCCGGCGCGTCGCGCTACGTGTACATCAGCGGCGTGGGGGCGGCGCCCGATGCGCCGCGGGTCTGGTTCCGGGCGAAGTGGGGCGCGGAGACGGCGGTGCGCGAGAGCGGCCTGCAAGCGCTGATCGTGCGCCCCTCGTGGGTCTTCGGTCCCGGCGACCACGCGCTGAACAAGTACGTCGCCTTTGTGCGCTCGCCGCTGCCTGTGGTGCCGGTAATCGGCAACGGCAAGCAACGGCTGCAGCCGGTGTTCGTCGAGGACGTGGCGCGCCTCGTTGCGGACAGCGTCGACGGCCGGGGGGCGGCGGAAGGCACGTTTGAGATCGGCGGGCCGCAGGTGCTGAGCATGGACGCGATCATTCGCGAAGTCGAGCGGGCGCTGGGAAAGAAGAAGCCGCTCGTGCACCAGCCCGTCTGGCTGACGAAGGCGCTGATGTCGCCCAAAGCCGCGATCCACGCGCTGCCGCTGCCGCTGACGCCGGAGGGCGTGACCTTCGCGACGATCGACGCGACCGCCGACACCGAGCCGCTGCTCGCGGCCTTCCCCGAGCTGCGCCTCACGCCGCTGCCCGAGGCGCTGGCGACCTACCTGAGTCCGGTGCGGCGCCGTTCCGCGCCTTCGGCATGA
- a CDS encoding RraA family protein, with protein MAVEHPPELLRELAGITTPTIANAIELFNLRPREAGFASGAIRCIFPALPTVVGYACTATMKAASPPGDRRAGRGEMWQHILSVPAPRIIVVQDEDEPPAVGSLWGEVNGSVHKALGAVAVVTDGGIRDIDELEAMGMQMFAREVIVSHANVHLTSVGKPVTVGGLTVHPGDLLHGDKHGVMLVPHEIAGQIPEAVRRIEAFERPIIDLCRSPEFSVEALDALFQRRM; from the coding sequence ATGGCCGTCGAGCACCCGCCGGAGCTGCTGCGCGAGTTGGCCGGCATCACCACGCCCACGATTGCCAACGCGATCGAGCTGTTCAATCTGCGGCCGCGCGAGGCCGGCTTCGCCAGCGGCGCGATTCGCTGCATCTTTCCGGCCTTGCCAACGGTCGTCGGTTATGCCTGCACGGCGACGATGAAGGCGGCCAGCCCGCCCGGCGACCGTCGCGCCGGCCGCGGCGAGATGTGGCAGCACATCCTCTCCGTACCCGCCCCACGCATCATCGTCGTGCAGGACGAGGACGAGCCGCCGGCGGTGGGCTCGCTCTGGGGCGAGGTCAACGGCAGCGTGCACAAGGCGCTGGGCGCCGTGGCCGTCGTCACCGACGGCGGCATCCGCGACATCGACGAGCTTGAGGCGATGGGCATGCAGATGTTCGCCCGCGAGGTGATCGTCTCACACGCTAACGTGCATCTCACCAGCGTGGGCAAGCCGGTCACGGTTGGCGGCCTCACGGTCCATCCCGGCGACCTGCTGCACGGCGACAAGCACGGTGTGATGCTGGTCCCGCACGAGATCGCCGGACAAATTCCGGAGGCAGTGCGCCGCATCGAGGCGTTCGAGCGGCCGATCATCGACCTCTGCCGCTCGCCCGAGTTCAGCGTGGAAGCGCTCGATGCGCTCTTCCAAAGGCGGATGTAG